One window of the Sparus aurata chromosome 17, fSpaAur1.1, whole genome shotgun sequence genome contains the following:
- the gapdhs gene encoding glyceraldehyde-3-phosphate dehydrogenase 2, protein MSDLCVGINGFGRIGRLVLRACLQKGIKVVAINDPFIDLKYMVYMFKYDSTHGRYHGEVSEEDGKLMVDGNAIAVYQCMKPAEIPWGDAGAKYVVESTGVFLSVDKANAHIQGGAQRVVVSAPSPDAPMFVMGVNEEKYDPATMKIVSNASCTTNCLAPLAKVIHDNFGIEEALMTTVHAYTATQKTVDGPSAKAWRDGRGAHQNIIPASTGAAKAVGKVIPELNGKLTGMAFRVPVADVSVVDLTCRLSKPASYAEIKEACKKAAHGPMKGVLGYTEDSVVSSDFIGDTHSSIFDAGAGISLNDNFVKLISWYDNEFGYSHRVADLLLYMHSKD, encoded by the exons ATGTCAGATCTCTGTGTTGGAATCAATGG CTTCGGTCGTATTGGCCGTCTGGTCTTGAGGGCTTGCCTTCAGAAGGGCATCAAGGTTGTGGCCATCAATGACCCCTTCATTGACTTGAAGTACATG GTCTACATGTTCAAGTATGACTCCACCCACGGCCGTTACCATGGTGAGGTCAGTGAAGAAGATGGCAAGCTCATGGTCGACGGCAACGCCATCGCTGTCTACCAGTG CATGAAGCCAGCAGAGATCCCCTGGGGCGATGCTGGAGCCAAGTACGTTGTTGAGTCCACTGGAGTCTTCCTCAGTGTGGATAAGGCCAAC GCTCACATCCAGGGTGGAGCACAGCGTGTGGTTGTGTCCGCCCCCTCACCCGATGCTCCAATGTTTGTCATGGGAGTTAATGAGGAGAAATATGACCCGGCCACCATGAAGATCGTCAG CAATGCCTCCTGCACCACCAACTGCCTGGCCCCCCTGGCCAAAGTCATCCATGATAACTTTGGCATTGAGGAGGCTCTCATG ACTACAGTCCATGCATACACAGCCACCCAGAAGACAGTGGATGGTCCCAGCGCCAAGGCCTGGCGTGATGGCCGTGGTGCCCACCAGAACATCATTCCAGCCTCCACTGGTGCCGCCAAGGCAGTCGGCAAAGTTATCCCCGAGCTCAATGG TAAGCTGACAGGCATGGCCTTCAGGGTGCCAGTGGCTGATGTGTCAGTGGTGGATCTGACATGCCGTCTGTCCAAGCCTGCATCTTACGCTGAGATTAAGGAAGCCTGCAAGAAGGCCGCACATGGGCCCATGAAGGGAGTGCTGGGTTACACCGAGGACTCT GTGGTGTCCTCTGACTTCATCGGTGACACCCACTCCTCAATCTTTGATGCTGGCGCTGGCATCTCCCTCAACGACAACTTTGTCAAGCTCATTTCCTG gtatGATAATGAGTTCGGCTACAGCCACCGTGTTGCTGACCTCCTGCTGTACATGCACTCCAAGGACTAA
- the LOC115567197 gene encoding macrophage mannose receptor 1-like has protein sequence MGKRSSLELTLTLLLMASLYSEAFRITKWVYYSPRTVTWTEARLYCQKKHTDMVTWGAVDAASVTDWLSTVAAQNVWLGLTRDPENPLAWKWINLKTREGVSGGDVSQSANWASGNESQLCAAVSDEHQKWYTAQCLNEHGFHCSVKDKIVHHADILDWYSASQYCQAESGQLATVTRLNTGQFQMSGWIGLYQGEDETWQWIGDLQSDYRNWEEGEPLNRDCAYLNVVNQKWYSEGCSKRHEVVCYDDKLLVVKENKTWEEALTHCQNIDTKCSDSSGPCVLKYYLLSLELLSDYDYVRDRIYTATTDEVWTGLRFLGGEWLWVDGQTLTDKGKLPDCPSQWKHCGTLSKHDTNNWIIRDCSERRNFLCYGVKEMLET, from the exons ATGGGGAAACGGAGCAGCCTTgagctcacactcacactcctGCTCATGGCATCTCTGTACTCCGAGGCGTTCCGCATAACTAAGTGGGTTTACTATTCACCGCGTACAGTGACCTGGACAGAGGCCAGACTGTACTGCCAGAAGAAGCACACTGACATGGTTACCTGGGGCGCAGTGGATGCTGCCTCGGTGACTGATTGGCTGAGCACAGTTGCGGCCCAAAATGTCTGGCTTGGTCTAACCAGAGACCCTGAGAATCCCCTAGCCTGGAAGTGGATAAATCTGAA gACAAGAGAGGGGGTCTCAGGAGGCGATGTCTCACAGAGTGCCAACTGGGCCAGCGGAAACGAGAGCCAGCTGTGTGCCGCTGTGTCAGATGAGCATCAAAAGTGGTACACTGCTCAGTGTTTGAATGAACACGGATTCCACTGCTCAGTCAAAGACAAAATAGTTCATCATGCAGACATCCTTGATTGGTACAGTGCTTCTCAATACTGTCAGGCCGAGTCTGGTCAACTAGCCACCGTCACCCGACTGAACACAGGTCAGTTCCAGATGAGCGGCTGGATTGGACTGTACCAAGGGGAGGATGAGACCTGGCAATGGATCGGAGACTTGCAATCTGACTACAGAAACTGGGAAGAAGGCGAGCCACTAAACAGAGACTGTGCCTATCTTAATGTTGTCAATCAGAAGTGGTACAGCGAAGGGTGCTCCAAAAGGCATGAGGTTGTCTGCTATGATGACAAACTGTTGGTGGTGAAAGAGAACAAGACATGGGAGGAGGCGCTGACGCACTGCCAGAACATTGATACCAAATGTTCTGACTCCTCGGGGCCCTGCGTACTCAAATACTATCTCCTGAGCCTGGAGCTTCTGTCTGACTACGACTATGTCAGAGACAGGATCTACACTGCCACGACCGATGAG GTGTGGACGGGCCTGCGCTTCCTGGGAGGGGAGTGGTTGTGGGTGGATGGTCAGACACTGACGGACAAGGGGAAGCTGCCAGATTGTCCATCCCAGTGGAAACACTGTGGCACCCTGTCCAAACACGACACAAACAACTGGATCATCAGGGACTGTTCCGAAAGAAGAAACTTCCTCTGCTACGGCGTCAAAGAAATGTTAGAAACATGA
- the tmem147 gene encoding BOS complex subunit TMEM147, whose amino-acid sequence MTLFHFGNCFALAYFPYFITYKCSGLSEYNAFWRCVQAGATYLFVQLCKMLFLATFFPTWEGGAGVYDFVGEFMKATVDLADLLGLHLVMSRNAGKGEYKIMVAAMGWATAELVMSRCLPLWVGARGIEFDWKYIQMSFDSNISLVHYIAMAAVVWMFTRYDLPKSFRLPVTVLLALCVYKAFLMELFVHVFLLGSWTVLLVKAVLTGAISLCSLFLFVTLVHSN is encoded by the exons ATGACGCTGTTTCACTTCGGGAACTGCTTTGCCCTGGCGTATTTCCCTTACTTCATAACATACAAGTGCAGTGGCCT TTCAGAGTACAATGCCTTCTGGAGATGTGTCCAGGCTGGAGCAACCTACCTGTTCGTCCAGCTCTGTAAG ATGTTGTTCCTGGCTACATTTTTCCCCACATGGGAAGGAGGGGCTGGAGTTTATGACTTTGTAGGG GAATTTATGAAGGCAACAGTGGACTTGGCGGACCTGTTGGGCCTCCATCTTGTGATGTCTCGCAATGCTGGTAAAGGAGAGTACAAGATCATGGTGGCTGCCATGGGCTGGGCAACAGCAGAACTTGTGATGTCCAG GTGTCTTCCTCTGTGGGTGGGAGCCAGAGGGATTGAGTTTGACTGGAAATACATCCAGATGAGCTTTGACTCCAACATTAGTTTG gTCCACTACATTGCCATGGCAGCAGTGGTGTGGATGTTCACACGATATGACCTTCCTAAGAGCTTCAGGCTTCCCGTGACTGTGCTGTTGGCTCTCTGCGTCTACAAGGCTTTCCTAATGGA GTTGTTCGTCCATGTTTTCCTGTTGGGCAGCTGGACAGTGCTGTTGGTCAAAGCCGTGCTGACAGGCGccatctctctctgctctctgtttctcttcgTCACCCTGGTCCACAGTAACTGA